The following are encoded in a window of Flavobacteriales bacterium genomic DNA:
- the cmk gene encoding (d)CMP kinase: protein MRRINIAIDGYSSCGKSTLAKQLAARLGYTYIDSGAMYRAVALFAMEQGLVRGGKIDEAELVRALDGVDIRFEHDPSTGRSTTRLNGRDVEREIRGMEVSRHVTLVSPLPRVRAKLVAMQQALGRDKGVVMDGRDIGTVVFPDAEVKLFMTARPEVRALRRYHELAAKGVETDLHAVEENIARRDLDDTTRAADPLRKATDAVELDNSDITQEEQLAMALDVVHAAQERNG from the coding sequence ATGCGGCGCATCAACATCGCCATCGACGGCTACTCCTCCTGCGGGAAGAGCACCCTGGCCAAACAACTGGCGGCGCGGCTGGGCTACACCTACATCGACAGCGGTGCCATGTACCGCGCCGTGGCGCTCTTCGCCATGGAGCAGGGGTTGGTGCGTGGTGGCAAGATCGATGAGGCGGAACTGGTGCGCGCGCTGGATGGCGTGGACATCCGTTTCGAGCATGACCCATCGACCGGCCGAAGCACCACAAGGCTCAATGGCCGCGACGTGGAGCGCGAGATCCGTGGCATGGAGGTGAGCCGACACGTGACCTTGGTGAGTCCCCTGCCCCGTGTGCGTGCGAAATTGGTGGCCATGCAGCAGGCCCTTGGGCGTGACAAGGGCGTGGTGATGGACGGGCGCGATATCGGCACGGTGGTCTTCCCCGATGCCGAAGTGAAACTCTTCATGACCGCCCGCCCCGAGGTGCGCGCCCTGCGCCGCTACCACGAACTGGCCGCGAAAGGCGTGGAGACGGACCTGCATGCCGTGGAGGAGAACATCGCCCGGCGCGATCTGGACGACACCACCCGCGCCGCCGATCCGCTTCGCAAAGCCACGGACGCGGTGGAGTTGGACAACAGCGACATCACGCAGGAAGAGCAGCTGGCAATGGCGCTGGATGTGGTCCACGCCGCGCAGGAACGAAACGGCTGA
- the porQ gene encoding type IX secretion system protein PorQ, translated as MIRSLPLALLIGMACTTQAQLGGEAAFRILDIPNSARASALGGNYIAVYDNDVNLGFFNPALLNPGMGRQLALSYLPYFAGINLGYLGYAHHFDSLGATFSGSVQYVDYGTFMRTDEIGNELGEFKAGEYVFQVGGGIPVDSLFSVGANVKFINSNLDTWNSTAWAVDLGGVFHKESLGITVAALVRNLGYQTSTFTGTREKLPFQVQVGTTYRFRHAPFRLGMMFEQLQRWDLTYDDPNATTSIDPTTGQPIEDKVTRFDKAVLHLVPSAEILLSENFMLRVGYNFRRRKEMVLAEKPSAVGLTFGMGVRVSKFHISYGYSQLHLAGISNTFTLATRFADFKKG; from the coding sequence CGTTCCCTGCCCCTGGCCCTGCTCATCGGAATGGCCTGCACCACGCAAGCCCAGCTCGGCGGGGAGGCCGCCTTCCGCATCCTGGACATCCCCAACTCCGCACGTGCCTCCGCCTTGGGCGGCAACTACATCGCGGTGTACGACAACGACGTCAATCTGGGCTTCTTCAATCCCGCGCTGCTCAACCCCGGCATGGGACGCCAACTGGCGCTGAGCTATCTGCCCTACTTCGCCGGCATCAACCTCGGCTATCTGGGCTATGCGCACCATTTCGACAGTCTTGGCGCCACCTTCAGCGGCAGTGTCCAGTACGTGGACTATGGCACCTTCATGCGCACCGACGAGATCGGCAACGAGCTGGGCGAGTTCAAGGCCGGGGAGTACGTGTTCCAGGTCGGCGGCGGCATCCCGGTGGACAGCCTCTTCAGCGTGGGCGCCAATGTGAAGTTCATCAACAGCAACCTGGACACCTGGAACAGCACGGCCTGGGCGGTGGACCTGGGCGGGGTGTTCCACAAAGAGAGCCTGGGCATCACCGTGGCGGCCTTGGTGCGCAACCTCGGCTACCAGACCAGCACCTTCACCGGCACGCGCGAGAAACTGCCGTTCCAGGTGCAGGTGGGCACCACCTACCGCTTCCGCCACGCGCCCTTCCGCCTGGGCATGATGTTCGAACAACTCCAGCGCTGGGACCTGACCTACGACGACCCCAACGCCACCACCAGCATCGACCCCACCACGGGGCAGCCCATCGAGGACAAGGTGACACGCTTCGACAAGGCCGTGCTGCACCTGGTGCCCAGCGCGGAGATACTGCTCAGCGAGAACTTCATGCTGCGCGTGGGCTACAATTTCAGGCGCCGCAAGGAGATGGTGCTGGCGGAGAAACCCTCCGCCGTGGGCCTGACCTTCGGCATGGGCGTGCGCGTGAGCAAGTTCCATATCAGCTACGGCTATTCGCAGCTGCACCTCGCGGGCATCAGCAACACCTTCACGCTGGCCACGCGCTTCGCCGATTTCAAGAAAGGCTGA